The sequence GCGCGGGCGCGCCTTGACGGGCTTTCCGGTGACGATGGCGGTGGTGGCGTGCATCACAGACCCGCCCTTTCCTTGCGCTCGAGGGAGTTCTGGACGCGGATGAAGATGATCGACACGATCACGACCACGATGGTGAGCACCGTCGCGATCGTGGCGCCGTAGCCGACGTTCCGTTTCGTGAAGAACTCCTGGTAGGCGTAGTAGGCGGGCACCAGGGTGGCACCGGCAGGGCCGCCGCGGGTGATGATGTAGACCGGTCCGAAGACCTTGAGCGCCGCGATCGTGCAGGTCAGGGTGACGACGAAGATCTCGGGGCGGATGATGCTCATCGTGATCGCCGAGAACCGCTGGAACCAGTTCGCGCCGTCGAGCTCGGCGGCCTCGTACAGCTCGGGGTCCACGCGCTGGAGCGCGGCCATGAAGACGACGACGGGGTAGCCGAGCTGCACCCACACCATGACGACCATCAGCACGATGAGCGCCGACGGCATCTGGCCTAGCCAGTCGTAGGCGGGCAGCCCGAACCATCCGAGCATCTGGTTGAGGGCGCCGTCGCCGCCGGGGCGCACGATCCAGCCGATCACGATGCCGGCGACGGCGATCGGGAGGATCTGCGGCAGGTAGTAGGTGGCGCGGAGGAAGCTGCCGACCTTGCCGCCGAACTTGCGTCCGACGACGTCGAACAGGAGGGCTGCGACGATGAGGCCGACGATCGTGGGCACCACGACCATCGCGATGATCATCCATACCGAGTTCGTGAACGACGTCCAGAAGTCGTCGTCGGTGAGGATCTTCTGCCAGTTCTCGAGGCCGATGAACTCCGGTGTGCGCACCCCCTTCCACTTGGTGAAGGTCAGGTACACGTTCCAGATGAGCGGGACGATCACGACGACGAGCAGGAGCACGAAGCCAGGCAGCAGGTAGATCCAGTAAGCCCCGGTCCCACCGCGGCGCTGCGGGATCGACGGCTGTTCGGGCGGCAGCTTCGTGCGGCCCTCGCGGCGGGTGGCGAGTGACATGTTCATCTCCAGGAGGTGCGGGGGCGGCGTCCCTGTGGATGCCGCCCCCGCAGGTCGATCAACGGAAGTCGGCGGTGCCTTCGTCGTACTGCTCGCCGAGGTTCTTGTTCGTGGTCTCGACGTCCTGCACGCCGGTGACGAGGCCCTGCAGCTCCTGCACGATCACGTCGTAGAAGCCGGGCGCGGGCCAGTCCGGGTAGAACGAGAGGCCGTCGGCGTCGAGGACCCCGTTGAAGGTCTCGATGAGGGCCGCGCTCTTCTCGTCGGTGATGTCGGCGGTGTCGGCCGCGACGGGCAGTCCGCCGTTGTTGCCGATGATCGCCTGGATCTCGGGGCGCATCGTGATGTCGATGAACTCGTAGGCGAGGTCCTTGTTCGACGCGTTCTCGGGGACGACCCAGAGGTTGCCCGACGAGCCGAGCGAGAGGTCTGCTCCGGGGAACGCGGCCATCGACCAGTCGAAGCCGGTGGCCTCGGCGACGAAGCGACCGAACCACCACGAGCCCGAGACGAAGATCGGCGACGAGCCGTTGATGAACGAGACGCCGGCGTCCTCGGCCTTGACCGACGAGACGTCGGAGGCGATGTAGCCCTTGTCGACGTACTCCTTCAGGGTCTCGGTCGCCGACGTGACCTCGGAGCCCTGCCAGTCGACGGGCTCCTTGTAGAGCTGGTAGTCGTCGACGAAGCCGCGGTCGGCCTCGCGCAGCGCGAGCTGATACCAGAGCTGCCCCAGCGGGTACTCGGCTCCGGCTTCCGCGAGCGGCGTGACGCCCTGGGCGACGAAGGCGTCGAGCACGTCGACGAACTCCTCGTACGTGGTGGGAATCTCCAGCCCTGCTGCGGCGAAGGCATCCTCGTTGTAGTAGACGCCGACGAACTCGCCGTAGTTCGGAACGCCGAACCAGGTGTCACCGCCCATCACGCCGTCTTCCGAGTACTTGGCGGTGGTCTGCAGCGACGGCGCCAGCTTCTCGTCCCATCCGTACTCCTCGACCGCGTCGGAGATGTCGGCGATCAGGCCGGTGGAGGCGAGGAAGCCTGCCGTCGCGTTGCCCTTGTTGAACTCCATGAGGTCGGGCGCGGCGTCGGTGTCGAGCACCTGGCTCGCCGTCTTCTGGATCTGCTCGAAGGACTTCTCCTCGAACTCGACCTTCGCTCCGGTCTCCTTCTCGAAGATCTTGATGGACTCGGCCCAGGCCTTGCCCATCGCGCTGTCGGCGCCCTCGTAGTGCCAGAGCTTGAGGGTCTGACCGTCGCCGCCCTCTTCGCCCAAACCGGCTGTACAGCCGCTCAGCGCGATGCCGGTCGTCGTGAGCGCGGCCACCAGGGCCAGCGCCTTCGTCCTGCGGGTGCTGCGTGCCATCGTCGGCACTCCTTTCTCAATGGCCCCATGGGCCGGACACTTCACTGGGTCGGATTGTTCAGTTGTGGGCGAGGCATCGTCGAAGCGTTTCGATCGCGAACATGCCGGCGAGCGGGCGAGGAGGGTGGTCAGTCCTGGGCGGGGGAGACGGAGCCGACCGAGCGGTACTCGGGCGGGATGAGGTGGATCTCGGCGGGGGCGAGAGGGTCGTCCAGGCGGCGAACCGCCAGGTCGACCGCGAGTTCGCACGATCGCTGCGGCACGAGTGGGATCGTGTCGACGGGGACCGGCAGTGCGGCGGTGTCGAAGGATGCGGCGGCGGAGATCACCGAGACGTCGTCGCCGACCCGCAGTCCGTGTTCGGCGAGCACGGACAGCAGCACCTGGTGCACATCGTCGACGGCGTGCACGATGAACGCGCGGTCTCCGCGGGCGAGCGCGGTCTCCGTGCACGCACGCACGGCGGACGCATCCGTCACCGCCGAACCGGAGGCTGACCAGTCGAGAGTGACGTCGCGGGCGGCTGCCTGTTCCTGCGCGCCCCGGAGCAGACGGCGGGGGAAGTTCGATTTGCGGTACGAGACCTCGGTCTGACCGAGCAGGGCGATGCGTCGGTGACCCGCGTCGGCGAGACGGTCGACCGCCAGCCGACCGGCCGCTTCGAAGTCGAGGTCGACGCAGGTCAGACCCTCGCGGTCGTCGGGCAGGCCGATGAAGATGGTGGGCGTGCCGACCGAGCGGGCTATGGGGACGCGCTCGTCGTCGGGAGCGACGTCGAGCACGAGGATCGCGTCGACGAGGTTGCTCGCCGCCACGCGGTTCATCCCCTCGGACGCCTGCTCGTCGGTGAGGAGGAGGATGTCGAAGCCCTGCCGCCGTGCGGCGACCGCGGTCGCGAGCACGAAGGCCATGTGGGTGGGGGCGTGCGTGTCGGCGCGCAGCGGCTCGGTCAGGGCGAAGATGTGCGTGCGGCGACCGGCCAGCATGCGTGCGCCGGCATCGGGCTCGTAGCCGAGCGCGTGCACCGCATCCTCGATGCGCATCCGGGTCTTCTCCGACACCGGGCGCTTGCCGCTGAGTGCGTAGGAGACCGTGCTGATCGACACACCGGCGGCGCGTGCCACCTCATGGATCGTCGTCATCGGGACTCCATCGTCATCGTGCGGAAAGCAATCGTCGAAGCGCTTCGCTCACGCTTCTCCAGCGATGATAGACACGACCCGTCGCCCTGCGCAAGCCTTTTGTGGTCATGCGCAACAAATACGCTTCCGCAACCGTGGGAGCGATCCCGCGGTCTAGGGCGACGAGGTCTCGATGGGGGAGGGGATTCGAGACCCCGCCGCCGGCCTAGGACGTGACGCGGATCTCGGCGATGACCTCGCCGTAGGCGGTCTCGCCGACAGGCGTGAAGCCGACGCGGTGGAAGAAGGTCTCGGGCCCGCCCTCGCCGGCCTCGTAGATGACGTTGACGTGGTCGACGTCGCGCGCCTTGGCCTCTTCGACCAGCGCCTCGACGGCGAAGCGGCCGACGCCGCGACCCTGATCGTCGGCGTCGACGTTGATGCGCCACAGCACGGAGCGGAAATGCTCCTCCGGTGCTTCGGGATCGAAGTTCGCGCTGACGAAGCCGACGACCTCGTTGCGGTCGAGGATCACCCGCTGCCAGGAGGTCTGCGGGTTGATGACTGTGGCTGCGATCCCGTACGAGACGGGAGCGAGGAACTGCTCCTGTCCGGGCTTGAGCGACAGGTTGTTCACGGCGACGATCGTCGCAGCGGAGAGTTCGACCATGCGCAGTTCGGACATGGACCCAGGCTAACCCCTCGGGCCGGCACCGACACGTCTCGGTCGAACATTTCGTCCAGAACTGGCCGATCGTCACCACTCGCCGGACGTCGGTGAGGGGCCGGGGCAACGGGCCCGAAGCCACTCAGGTATCTTGGTATCGAGACAAATAGACCACAAGAGCGGAGAACCTCCCGGTGACCGACGAAGCCATCATCTACACCCACACAGACGAGGCGCCGGCACTGGCCACCGCCTCGTTCCTGCCGATCATCCAGGCCTACACGGGTCAGGCGGGCATCGACTTCGAGACCCGCGACATCTCGCTGGCAGGCCGCATCCTGGCCGCCTTCCCGCAGAAGCTCACGCCGGAGCAGCAGGTGGGCGACGCGCTCGCCGAGCTGGGCGGCCTGGCCACGCTCCCCGAGGCGAACATCATCAAGCTGCCGAACATCTCGGCATCGATCCCCCAGCTCAAGGGCGCCATCGCGGAACTGCAGAAGCAGGGCTACGACATCCCCGACTTCCCGGACGAGCCGTCGTCGCTCGAAGAGAAGGACGTGCGCGCGCGCTACGACCGCATCAAGGGCTCCGCCGTGAACCCGGTGCTGCGCGAGGGCAACAGCGACCGCCGTGCGCCTCTCGCCGTGAAGAACTACGCGAAGAAGCACCCGCACCGCAACAAGCCGTTCGCCGCGGGATCGAAGACGCGCGTCGCCACCCTGGGGCACGACGACTTCAAGCACAACGAGCGCTCCTGGGTCGCTGCCCACGACGACGTGCTGAGCTTCCGGCACACGGCCGAAGACGGAACGGTCACCGTGCTGAAGGAGGGCCTCAAGGTCCTGCCGCGCGAGATCATCGACGCGACCTTCCTCTCCGCCAAGGAGCTGGATGCCTTCCTCGCCGAGACGCTGAAGACAGCCGCGGCCGACGACGTGCTGTACTCGGTGCACCTCAAGGCGACCATGATGAAGGTCAGCGACCCCATCATCTTCGGCCACGTCGTGAAGGCGTTCTTCGCCGACGTGTTCGCGCAGTACGGCGACAAGCTCGCCGCGGCAGGACTCAGCGCGAACGACGGACTCGGCTCGATCCTCGCGGGGCTCGCGAACGTGGCGGGTGGCGACGAGATCGCCGCCGCCTTCGACAAGGCGATCGCCGAGGGGCCGCGCCTGTCGTACGTGAACTCGGACAAGGGCACGACGAACCTGCACGTGCCGAGCGACGTGATCGTCGACGCATCGATGCCCGCGCTCGTCCGCAACGGTGGAAAGCTCTGGGGCAAGGACGGGGAAGAGGCGGACACCCTCGCGGTGATCCCCGACTCCTCGTACGCGAGCGTCTACCAGGCCGTGATCGACGACGTGATCGCGAACGGTCCGCTCGACCCGGCGACGATCGGCACGGTCCCGAACGTGGGGCTCATGGCGCAGGCCGCCGAGGAGTACGGCAGCCACGACAAGACGTTCGAGATCGCCGCAGACGGCATCGTCCAGGTGCTCGACAGCGAGGGCACGGTGCTCATCGAGCACACCGTCGGCAGGGGCGACATCTGGCGCGCGACGCAGACCAAGCACATCCCCGTCATGGACTGGGTCAAGCTCGCGGTCACCCGTGCACGCGCGACCGGCGACCCCGCCGTGTTCTGGCTCGACGCGAACCGCTCGCACGACGCCCAGATCATCGCCAAGGTGCACCAGGGCCTCGCGACGCTCGACACCAAGGGCCTCACGATCACGATCCTCGCGCCCGAGGAAGCGACGCGCTACACGCTCGCCCGCATGCGTCACGGGCTCGACACGATCTCGGTCACCGGCAACGTGCTGCGCGACTACCTCACCGATCTGTTCCCGATCCTCGAGGTCGGCACGAGCGCCAAGATGCTCTCGATCGTGCCGCTGCTCGCGGGCGGCGGTCTCTTCGAGACCGGCGCCGGGGGCTCCGCACCGAAGCACGTGCAGCAGCTGGTCGAGGAGAACTACCTGCGGTGGGACTCCCTCGGCGAGTTCTTCGCGCTGGCCGCATCGCTCGAGCACTTCGCCGACCGCACGGGCAACGAGAAGGCCCGCGTGCTGGCCGAGACGCTGGACGCCGCGACCGGCACCTTCCTCGAGGAGGACCGCTCCCCGGGCCGCGCGCTGGGCACCATCGACAACCGCGGCAGCCACTTCTACCTGGGCCTGTACTGGGCTCAGGAGCTGGCGAAGCAGTCGAAGGACGCCGAGCTCGCAGCGGCGTTCGCCCCCATCGCCGCGACGCTCGCCGAGAACGAGGAGAGGATCGTCTCCGAGCTCAACGCGGTGCAGGGCAAGCCGGTGGAGATCGGCGGCTACTACCGTCCCGACGAGGATCTCGTCGCCGCGGTCATGCGTCCGTCCGCCACACTGAACGGCATCGTCGACGCACTGCGCTGACACACGAGAAGGGGGTGGATGCTTCGGCATCCACCCCCTTCTTCATGTCCGCGGGAGAGCGGTTCAGTAGTAGACCGAGACCTCGAGGCCGACCGGCGACCAGTCGTAGACGTACTTGGCGAGATCGATCGGGAGGTTCACGCAGCCGTGGCTCATCCGCTGGCCGAAGTTGTTGTGCCAGTAGGTGCCGTGGAAGCCGATGTTCGGCGCGAACCAGGTGATCCAGGGGACGTCTTCGGTGCAGTAGGGCGCGCCCTCGTAGCAGCCCATGTCCTGGATGGCCGTGTGCGCGAACACCTTGAAGTTGCCGGCCGGGGTCAGCGTGCCGGGCAACCCGGTCGACACCGCCCAGGACTGCACGACCTCGTTGTTCTGGAACAGGTAGGCGCGCTGCGAGCTCAGGTTGATCTCGATGCGGCGGAACAGGTTGACCGTCTCGAAAGCGGTCTCGCCCACGGTGAGCTTGTAGACCCCGTCGCCGGCGGCGAGCTGCTGAGCGAACTGCTCGGCGATGCCCGACGTGTCGCCGACGGCGCGGCCCACGACGCCCTCCTGCTCGGCCCGCAACACGGTGCCGGCGGAGTCGACGATGTTCGTGGCGTTGACCGGCGCCCGGTCGACGAGACCCGGAAGCGTGTCGACGGTGGCCTGGATGGCCTGGGCGTCGGCTTCGATGCGCAGCTGGCCGTCTTCGTCGACCACGGTCAGCCAGGTGGCTGCGACCGCGGGCTTGACCGGCACGGTGCGTTCGTCGCCGACGTAGAAGCCGATCGTCCCGAGCATCGTGTTCAGCTCGGTGGCGGTGGCGGTGGCGTCGTCGTCGGAGACGGCAGGCAGGGCCTCGGCAGGACCGCCGGGGTATTCGAGAGACGTCTTCCCCGCGGCCACCGCATCGGTGAAGGCGGCGGTGAGATCATCGACGTCGATTCCGGTGCCGGGCTCCGAGGCCGTGACGATGTACTTACCGCCGGCGGGGTCGAATGCGACACCGGCGTCCACCGGGTCTTGGAAGCTCGACGGCACGGCGCTGCGCAGCGCCGCTGAGGCCTTCTCCGTATCGAGGGCGATGTCGGCGGGAACCGGATCGCCCATCCACATGCCGAGGTTCCACAGCGGTCGGGCGGCGAAGGCGGCATCGGCGAGAGCGGTCGCATCGAGGGACGCGCCGAGGTCGGCGCCGGTCAGGACCGCGTCATCTCCGTCGCCGGTGAGCGTGACCTCGGTCTCGGCGAGATGCGTGCTGATCGCTTCGGCCGCGGCGCCCGGTGTCATCCATCCGACCGGGATTCCGGCGACGGTGGTTCCCGGGGCGATGAGTACCAGCGAGGCTGCTCCCGCGCCCAGGGCGACGACGCCGAGTCCGAGCCCGATCCAGAGGCCGAGGCGGCGCTTCTTGGGGGCCGGCTCGACGGGGGCCCACGCCAACGGCTGTTCGCCGGTGGTGGGCGGGACGGCGTCGGTGGCCGAATCCCGCGGCGTGAGTACGGCGGTGGGCGTGGCGTCGTCGCCATGCGCCTCGGCTGCTGCGCCCGGCGCAGAAATCAGATCGGTCACGAACTTCACCCCCCGGATCTCAAACGTGTCCTGAGGTCCAATGGTACGGGATGGGAGGTAACGGGGAGGCAACGGTCCGTGATATCGTCCCTCCCCGCGCCAGGTCAGTCGACGATGGCGATGCCGTCGATCTCGACGAGCATCTCCTCGCGGGGGAGACCGGTGAAGACGGTGGTGCGCGACGGGAGGACTCCGCTGAGGGTGTTCGCGGTCACGAAGGCGCCGTAGGCATCGTTCATGATCGGGAAGTCCTCGCGCTTGGTGAGGTACACGCGCAGCATCACGACGTCGTCGAACGTCGCGCCCGATGCCTCGACGATCGCCTTGACGTTCTCGAGGGTGCGAGTGGTCTGCGCGGCCACGTCGCCGGGGAAGAGGTACTCGTTCGTCTGCGGGTCGACCGGGCCCTGGCCGGACACCTGGACGAACGGGCCCTTGCGGATCCCCTGCGAGAAGGTGTGCGCGGGAGCGGGGGCGGCATCGGTGGAAACTCGGATCTTCGCGGTCATGCCGTCCAGCCTAGTAGCCTTGTTAGATGCCTCTACAAATTCCGGATCCCGTTCTCGGCGCCTGGACGAAGGGCTTCCCGGCGCATGCTGCGGGACTCCGACTCTCGGAGGTCGCGGGCGCCGATCTGCGCCTCTCCGACCTGGTCACTCCGGTGCTCACGGTGCATGAGGGCGCACTCGCGCACAACGAGGGGACCGTCTTCGCATGGGCGCGGGAGCAGGGGGTGCTGCTCGCGCCGCACGGCAAGACCACGATGGCGCCGGCCCTCTGGCAGCGGCTCCTCGAAGCGGGCGCGTGGGGCATCTCGGTCGCGACGCCGTGGCAGGCCGAGGTCGCCGTCGACGCCGGTGTCGCGACGGTGCTGATCGCCAATGCTGTGACAGATGCCGCGGCGGTGCGCCGCCTGAGCGCACTGCTCGCCGCCGATGACGGGCTGCGGGTGCTGTGCTGGGCGGATTCCCTCGCCGGCGTCGCGATCCTGGCGGACGGGACGCGCGGTGCCGTGCGGCCGCTCGACGTGCTGGTGGAGCTCGGCGGCGCGCAGGGCCGCACCGGCGCCCGCAGCGTGGAGGAGGGCGAGCGGATCGCGCAGGCGATCTCGGAGGCTCCCGGGCTGCGACTCGCCGGTGTCGCCGGGTACGAAGGTCCGTTCGGGCCGGATCGCAGCGACGCTTCCGTCGCGGCCGTCGACGCGTATCTCCGGACGATCGTCGAGCTGCACACGCGCCTGGTGTACCCCGCGGACATCCGCCCTGTGCTCAGCGCGGGCGGCAGCTCGTTCCCCGATCGGGCTGCCACGGTACTCGCGCCCCAGGGCGCGGAGGCCGACGTCGTCCTGCGGTCTGGTGCCTTCCAGATCCACGACGACGGGTTCTACTCCCGCATGTCGCCGTTCGGCCCGTTGACCGGAACCGCGCCACTTCGTTCGGCGATGCACGCCTGGTCGCGTGTCGTCTCGCAGCCGGAACAGGGCCTCGCCCTGTTGGACGCGGGCCGTCGAGATGTGCCGTTCGATCTCGATCTGCCGGTCCCGCAGTCGGTCGACGGTGAGATCACGGCGCTCAACGATCAGCACGCGTTCCTGCGGCTCGCGGACGGCGCTTCGGCGGGGGTCGGCGACGTGGTGCGTCTGGGCCTCTCGCACCCATGCACGGCGTTCGACAAGTGGCGGGTGGTCGCCGTGATCGACGATCCCGACGCGGATGACCCGCGCGTGATCGGGGCGGTCGCGACATGCTTCTGAGTGCGGAGAAGGCGGCGGCCGGCCTGGTGCGGGTCTACCGCGGAGCGACGGTCGTCGACGGGACGGGGGCGGCGCGCTACGTGGCCGACGTCGCCGTCGAGGGTGCCCGGGTGGCCGCGGTGCTGACGAAGGAAGCCACCGAGGGCCTCGAGCTTCCGGATGGGGCGACGGAGATCGATGCGGCCGGCCTGGTGCTGGCCCCGGGATTCATCGACATGCACGCGCACAGCGACCTCGCCGTGCTGAGCGGCGCTGCCCACGAGGCGAAGATCCGGCAGGGGGTCACCACCGAAGTGCTCGGTCAGGACGGCCTTGGCTACGCCCCGTCGGACGACCGCGCGGCCGCCGTCATCCCCGGCCAGATCGCCGGATGGAACGGCATGCCCGCCGAGGTGCCCTGGCGGACGATGGACGACCTGCTCGCCGCGATCGATGCCGCAGCCGTGGCCAACGCCGCAGTGCTCGTGCCGCAGGGGAACCTCAGGATGATGGTCGTCGGGCATGAGAACCGCCCGGCGACGTCGGCCGAGATCTCCGCCATGGCGGACCTGCTCGGCGCGGCGCTGGATGCCGGTGCGTTCGGGATGTCGAGCGGCCTCACCTATACGCCGGGGATGTACGCCGACACGGCGGAGCTCGAGGCGCTGTGCCGCGTGGTCGCGGAACGGGGCGGTTACTGGGCGCCGCACACGCGCAGCTACGGCGGGGGAGCGCTCGACGCCTATCGGGAGGCGCTCGACATCGGCCGCCGCACCGGGTGTCCCGTCCACCTCACCCACGCCACGATGAACTTCACCCCGAACCGGGGGCGGGCAGCGGAGCTCCTCGCTCTCATCGATGAGGCCATCGCGGATGGCGTCGACGTGACCCTGGACACCTATCCCTATCTGCCGGGAGCCACCACGCTCGCGGCCCTGCTGCCGAGCAGGCTCGCCGCCACGGGCGACCTGTTGCGTGCTGTCGCCGAGCTGGACGCGGCCGGTCGGGAGACGGTCCGAGTCGAGCTCGAAGAGGTCGGCTGCGACGGCTTCCACGGTGAGAGGGCCGACTGGACGCAGATCCAGATCTCCGGCACGGTCCATCCTGACCTGGTCGACCTGGTCGGTCGGACGGTCGCCGAGATCGCCGAGACCACGGGGCGTCGAGCCGTCGACGTCGTGCTCGACACGATCATCGCCGATGCCGGGGCCACCGGCATCCTGATGCACATCGGCGACGAGGAGAACGTCCGCGCGATCATGCGCCACCCGCAGCACACCGGCGGAAGCGACGGCATCCTGATCGGTGCGCGGCCGCACCCCCGTGGCCGGGGCACGTTCCCGCGCTATCTCGGACACTACGTGCGCGAGCTCGGCATCCTCACGCTGGAGGAGGCGGTGCAGCACCTGGCGGGTACACCGGCCAGACGGCTGGGCCTCGACCGCGACGATGCTCCGCGCGGTGTGATCCGCTCCGGCGCGACCGCCGACCTGGTGCTCTTCGATCCCGAGACCATCGCCGCCGGCGCGACCTTCGACGAGCCGTTCACCCCACCGCTCGGCATCGTCGAGGTGCTGGTCGGCGGAGTGCCCGTGGTCTCCGACGGCGAGCCCACCGGTGCCACGCCGGGGCGGGCGCTGCGGATGCCGCCGGTGGCCCATCGAGCCACGGTGCCGCGCATCGACGCA is a genomic window of Microbacterium maritypicum containing:
- a CDS encoding NADP-dependent isocitrate dehydrogenase, translated to MTDEAIIYTHTDEAPALATASFLPIIQAYTGQAGIDFETRDISLAGRILAAFPQKLTPEQQVGDALAELGGLATLPEANIIKLPNISASIPQLKGAIAELQKQGYDIPDFPDEPSSLEEKDVRARYDRIKGSAVNPVLREGNSDRRAPLAVKNYAKKHPHRNKPFAAGSKTRVATLGHDDFKHNERSWVAAHDDVLSFRHTAEDGTVTVLKEGLKVLPREIIDATFLSAKELDAFLAETLKTAAADDVLYSVHLKATMMKVSDPIIFGHVVKAFFADVFAQYGDKLAAAGLSANDGLGSILAGLANVAGGDEIAAAFDKAIAEGPRLSYVNSDKGTTNLHVPSDVIVDASMPALVRNGGKLWGKDGEEADTLAVIPDSSYASVYQAVIDDVIANGPLDPATIGTVPNVGLMAQAAEEYGSHDKTFEIAADGIVQVLDSEGTVLIEHTVGRGDIWRATQTKHIPVMDWVKLAVTRARATGDPAVFWLDANRSHDAQIIAKVHQGLATLDTKGLTITILAPEEATRYTLARMRHGLDTISVTGNVLRDYLTDLFPILEVGTSAKMLSIVPLLAGGGLFETGAGGSAPKHVQQLVEENYLRWDSLGEFFALAASLEHFADRTGNEKARVLAETLDAATGTFLEEDRSPGRALGTIDNRGSHFYLGLYWAQELAKQSKDAELAAAFAPIAATLAENEERIVSELNAVQGKPVEIGGYYRPDEDLVAAVMRPSATLNGIVDALR
- a CDS encoding ABC transporter substrate-binding protein, whose translation is MARSTRRTKALALVAALTTTGIALSGCTAGLGEEGGDGQTLKLWHYEGADSAMGKAWAESIKIFEKETGAKVEFEEKSFEQIQKTASQVLDTDAAPDLMEFNKGNATAGFLASTGLIADISDAVEEYGWDEKLAPSLQTTAKYSEDGVMGGDTWFGVPNYGEFVGVYYNEDAFAAAGLEIPTTYEEFVDVLDAFVAQGVTPLAEAGAEYPLGQLWYQLALREADRGFVDDYQLYKEPVDWQGSEVTSATETLKEYVDKGYIASDVSSVKAEDAGVSFINGSSPIFVSGSWWFGRFVAEATGFDWSMAAFPGADLSLGSSGNLWVVPENASNKDLAYEFIDITMRPEIQAIIGNNGGLPVAADTADITDEKSAALIETFNGVLDADGLSFYPDWPAPGFYDVIVQELQGLVTGVQDVETTNKNLGEQYDEGTADFR
- a CDS encoding L,D-transpeptidase family protein codes for the protein MTDLISAPGAAAEAHGDDATPTAVLTPRDSATDAVPPTTGEQPLAWAPVEPAPKKRRLGLWIGLGLGVVALGAGAASLVLIAPGTTVAGIPVGWMTPGAAAEAISTHLAETEVTLTGDGDDAVLTGADLGASLDATALADAAFAARPLWNLGMWMGDPVPADIALDTEKASAALRSAVPSSFQDPVDAGVAFDPAGGKYIVTASEPGTGIDVDDLTAAFTDAVAAGKTSLEYPGGPAEALPAVSDDDATATATELNTMLGTIGFYVGDERTVPVKPAVAATWLTVVDEDGQLRIEADAQAIQATVDTLPGLVDRAPVNATNIVDSAGTVLRAEQEGVVGRAVGDTSGIAEQFAQQLAAGDGVYKLTVGETAFETVNLFRRIEINLSSQRAYLFQNNEVVQSWAVSTGLPGTLTPAGNFKVFAHTAIQDMGCYEGAPYCTEDVPWITWFAPNIGFHGTYWHNNFGQRMSHGCVNLPIDLAKYVYDWSPVGLEVSVYY
- a CDS encoding GNAT family N-acetyltransferase, whose protein sequence is MSELRMVELSAATIVAVNNLSLKPGQEQFLAPVSYGIAATVINPQTSWQRVILDRNEVVGFVSANFDPEAPEEHFRSVLWRINVDADDQGRGVGRFAVEALVEEAKARDVDHVNVIYEAGEGGPETFFHRVGFTPVGETAYGEVIAEIRVTS
- a CDS encoding LacI family DNA-binding transcriptional regulator; protein product: MTTIHEVARAAGVSISTVSYALSGKRPVSEKTRMRIEDAVHALGYEPDAGARMLAGRRTHIFALTEPLRADTHAPTHMAFVLATAVAARRQGFDILLLTDEQASEGMNRVAASNLVDAILVLDVAPDDERVPIARSVGTPTIFIGLPDDREGLTCVDLDFEAAGRLAVDRLADAGHRRIALLGQTEVSYRKSNFPRRLLRGAQEQAAARDVTLDWSASGSAVTDASAVRACTETALARGDRAFIVHAVDDVHQVLLSVLAEHGLRVGDDVSVISAAASFDTAALPVPVDTIPLVPQRSCELAVDLAVRRLDDPLAPAEIHLIPPEYRSVGSVSPAQD
- a CDS encoding RidA family protein — protein: MTAKIRVSTDAAPAPAHTFSQGIRKGPFVQVSGQGPVDPQTNEYLFPGDVAAQTTRTLENVKAIVEASGATFDDVVMLRVYLTKREDFPIMNDAYGAFVTANTLSGVLPSRTTVFTGLPREEMLVEIDGIAIVD
- a CDS encoding carbohydrate ABC transporter permease; the encoded protein is MSLATRREGRTKLPPEQPSIPQRRGGTGAYWIYLLPGFVLLLVVVIVPLIWNVYLTFTKWKGVRTPEFIGLENWQKILTDDDFWTSFTNSVWMIIAMVVVPTIVGLIVAALLFDVVGRKFGGKVGSFLRATYYLPQILPIAVAGIVIGWIVRPGGDGALNQMLGWFGLPAYDWLGQMPSALIVLMVVMVWVQLGYPVVVFMAALQRVDPELYEAAELDGANWFQRFSAITMSIIRPEIFVVTLTCTIAALKVFGPVYIITRGGPAGATLVPAYYAYQEFFTKRNVGYGATIATVLTIVVVIVSIIFIRVQNSLERKERAGL
- a CDS encoding amino acid deaminase; translated protein: MPLQIPDPVLGAWTKGFPAHAAGLRLSEVAGADLRLSDLVTPVLTVHEGALAHNEGTVFAWAREQGVLLAPHGKTTMAPALWQRLLEAGAWGISVATPWQAEVAVDAGVATVLIANAVTDAAAVRRLSALLAADDGLRVLCWADSLAGVAILADGTRGAVRPLDVLVELGGAQGRTGARSVEEGERIAQAISEAPGLRLAGVAGYEGPFGPDRSDASVAAVDAYLRTIVELHTRLVYPADIRPVLSAGGSSFPDRAATVLAPQGAEADVVLRSGAFQIHDDGFYSRMSPFGPLTGTAPLRSAMHAWSRVVSQPEQGLALLDAGRRDVPFDLDLPVPQSVDGEITALNDQHAFLRLADGASAGVGDVVRLGLSHPCTAFDKWRVVAVIDDPDADDPRVIGAVATCF